The Calothrix sp. PCC 7507 DNA segment TCTGAACAACCGGGGGTACAGTTGTTGCGACGATTGCGGGATGAAGCACACCGATTTGCTGTGAATTTCCATCGACAGCAACGCAGTGATAAATTAAAGCGATCGCGTTTAGATGAAATTCCTGGGTTGGGACATCATCGACAAAAGCAGTTGTTAGGACATTTTCGCTCTGTTGATTACATTCGGCAAGCAACGCCAACACAAATATCTGAAGTCCCGGGAATTGGCCCGCGTTTGGCTCAAGAGATTTACGATTATTTTCATCCTGCTTAAAGTCTGACACGAAGGATACTTGAGATCCCCGACTTCTTAAAGAAATCGGGGATATTGTTGCATATAAAAATTAAGTAAATCTTAAGATGAATATTTTGTTGCCAAATATACAGTATTTTGTGGATTTTATTTTTTTAATATCAATATAGACTTTTCCTAAAAATAGCTATAACTAGGGTTATCTCAAGGTATTACTTATGGGGATCAGTAAATCCCTAAGTAACAGATATATTAAAAAATATTTTATATATCTAAAGTAGGATAGCCATTGAGTATAAATGTATAAGATAATGAATTATAGGTATAGCATATCGATTTTTTCAAACTTAGTTTTTGTTTAAAGTAATTAGTCAATAAGATGGCTTTTGATGAAGCTTTGCTAAATTAAAATATTGGCTAATTGGGTTTCAGTTTTTCTCATAAAAAATCATTACATCCAGGGATTATAAAATGCAGATAGTACAAAAAATTTGCTGTCCGAACTGTGGCAGTGAAGGAGAACGTTATTATATTTCTGATAGTCAAATAACTCGGACACAATGCTCCACTTGCGACTATTTAATGATTACTTGCACTCGCACTGGTAAAGTCATTGAAGCTTACGCTCCAGGGATTTTTGCTAAAAGGTAATTTGGCGCGGGAATGAAATAGACAAAGGGCGGGGTTTTCCCGCCTTTACAAGAATAATTTGTATGTCATGCAATTGTGAAAAGCTATAAACCACAGACAAACACTAATTTATCTGTGGTTTGAATCATCAAACTTTCTGTGCAAAGGTGGGTGACTTGTTTTTCCCTATTGCCTTTCATTTGCTCTGAGTTGTCCACAAGCAGCATCTGCTTCTAAACCACGAGAATAGCGGACGCTAACAGCAATTTGTTGTTGCTTGAGGACATTGACAAAAGCTTGAATGCGATCGCTACTGGGGCGTTTATAATCTACCTCTTTGATGGGGTTGTAGGGAATCAGATTGACGTGATTTTGGAAGCCCCGCAGATGCTGCGCCAATTCCAATGCATGTTTTGGCAAATCGTTAACGCCAGCGAGGAGAACGTATTCAAAACTGACACGCCGCCCCGTCATTTGTACATATTCCCGACATTCCGCGAGTAAATTTTCTAGAGGATAAGGGCGAGCGCTGGGGATGAGTCTTTCTCGTAGTGCTTGATTAGAAGCGTGGAGACTGACGGCGAGGGTAATTTGTAAATGGTGTTCAGCGAGTTGACGAATGCGCGAGCGTATACCTACTGTAGAGACAGTTAGCGATCTAGCTCCTATGCCGACATCTTGATTTAGCGATCGCAGAGATGCTAAGACATTATCAGTATTTAACAACGGTTCACCCATACCCATGAAGACCACATGGCTGACTCGTTGTTGAAAATCTTCTTGTACAGTCAAGACTTGATCGACAATTTCATGACAATCAAGGTTGCGTTGGTAGCCGCCTTTACCCGTGGCGCAGAAATCACAACCCATTGGACAACCCACCTGACTAGAGACGCAAACTGTTAACCGTTTGGCGCTGGGGATACCAACAGTTTCAATAATTTGCCCATCTGCAAGTCGCAGGAGATACTTAACTGTGCCATCGGGTGCGACTGAGCGGTAGTGTAGAGTAGAGCGCCCGATGGGTACTTGGGCTAATTCTGCACGCCAATTTTTAGGGAAGACAGAGATATCACAGAGCGATCGCACACCCTTGTTATATATCCAATCATGCAGTTGCTTGCCTCTGTAAGCGGGTTGTCCCTGTTGCTGCACCCAAGCGGTTAACTCCGCCACAGTCGCACCTAGCAGGGGAGGAACAAGTTCTAATTTTTCTGGATTGGGTGAGTCAACCTGAGAGACAAGCGGATTAGCAGACATAAGTAATGATGAATTGATGCTAGATATCTATCCTATAGCTTCTTGCTCAAGATTGGGCTTGATCAGAGGTAGGGGCAGAGAGGAAGATGAAGTTTCTCCCTGCTTTTTCACGCGGGAGCATTCTGCTAAATGGGAATTTCAATCCGAAATTCTGTTCCTTCTCCTGGTTCAGAGATACATTCTATTGTGCCGCCATGTTTCTCCACCACGATTTGATAGCTAATAGATAATCCCAAACCAGTACCTTTACCTATGGGTTTAGTTGTAAAGAAAGGGTCAAATAATTTCTGCTTGACTGCCTGTGTCATTCCTGGCCCATTATCTTTAATGCTGATGGTGACGTGATTAGTATTTTCTACTTGAGTCTGGATAATAATCCGACTAATATTTTCTTTAATCTCTTCTCTAGTGCGCTCTTGATCGTACTGCTGCAAAGCATCAATTGCATTACTCAAGATATTCATAAATACCTGATTCATCTGTCCTGCATAGCATCTAACTACAGGCAGAGCGCCATATTCTTTGATAATCTCAACTGCTGAATGACTATTTTTTGCCTGAAGACGATGCTGCAAAATCAATAGTGTACTATCAATACCCTCATGAATATTTACAGGTTTCATATCTGCTTCGTCCAGTCGTGAGAAATTCCGTAAAGTCAGGACAATTTCACGGATACGTTCGGAGCCAATTTTCATTGAGGATAAAGTTCTAGGTAAATCATTGATCAGAAATTCCAAGTCAATCTTTTGAATCCATGCTTGAATTTCCTTATTAGTTTGGGGATAATTTTGTTGATAAAGTTTGACTAAAGCTAGTAAATCCTCAGTGTAATTATCTACATACATCAGGTTGCCATAGATAAAACTAACTGGGTTATTAATTTCATGGGCAACACCTGCGACTAATTGACCCAGGGAAGACATTTTTTCAGTTTGAATTAATTGCGCTTGGGTTTTTTGTAAGTTGTGTAAAACAATCTCTAACTGTTGTGATTGTGCAGTAGCATTACAAGCAAGTTCTTCTTGGGTTTGCAAAGCTGTTTGTAATTCAGTTTCTGCCTGTTTGCGCTCAGTTACATCCCGCAAGATCACAATATATTGTGTGATCAGTTGTTGAGAACGTTGGGAAATTGTGGCTTCAATAATGCGTAAATTTTGACCAGTTTCTAATATGTGTTCACTGCGATTTTGCCAGTGAATAGGATTCTCTGATAATTCTGGTAAAAATTTGTTGAGACTATACCCTAATAAATTATATGTATTGATTTCAAATAGTAACTCAGCGGCTGGATTTGCTTGATTAATTATCCCATTTTCATCTACTACTAAAATAGTATCGACGACAGTGTCGAGAGCAGTAATAAACAGATTTTCAGCATGTTTTCGGGCTTCATCAATAGCAGCAACCTGTGGTAGGCTAGTCCAGCAAGCGATCGCCACACTCA contains these protein-coding regions:
- the rlmN gene encoding 23S rRNA (adenine(2503)-C(2))-methyltransferase RlmN, encoding MSANPLVSQVDSPNPEKLELVPPLLGATVAELTAWVQQQGQPAYRGKQLHDWIYNKGVRSLCDISVFPKNWRAELAQVPIGRSTLHYRSVAPDGTVKYLLRLADGQIIETVGIPSAKRLTVCVSSQVGCPMGCDFCATGKGGYQRNLDCHEIVDQVLTVQEDFQQRVSHVVFMGMGEPLLNTDNVLASLRSLNQDVGIGARSLTVSTVGIRSRIRQLAEHHLQITLAVSLHASNQALRERLIPSARPYPLENLLAECREYVQMTGRRVSFEYVLLAGVNDLPKHALELAQHLRGFQNHVNLIPYNPIKEVDYKRPSSDRIQAFVNVLKQQQIAVSVRYSRGLEADAACGQLRANERQ